One Saprospiraceae bacterium genomic region harbors:
- a CDS encoding insulinase family protein codes for MNPVIQDWNQLSFPAYEQENLANGSVLYSLESSKPGLCFFELVFQNGRWSEHKKLAARFAANLIMEGTANYTAEMVADKIDFYGAHFSVHADLDFTTVSLSCLQKHFTELLDFISELVLRPAYRESDLQKAKIFLHSQLQHQLAEPDYVSYREFTSLIYGPDSVYGYNTTAERIAGIETEDLLRYHRENYHAHCLNAFYCGSNDPVYRESISRFLRQFPEPEHNNVPVHLLPFPQLEKLHIPISHSTQTSLKMGVRTFARQHPDFFGLYLLNTILGDYFGSRLMKNIREDKGYTYDIHSSLDAQKYAGCFYISAELNPDQLDASLALISGELTKLHNEPIPDSELEMVRNYLCGNMLRLMDGPFQTISFLKILVTEYGSANAFPLLKSEILNTNAEKLQELARKYLDPDKMIIVTAGA; via the coding sequence ATGAACCCGGTAATCCAGGATTGGAACCAGCTTTCCTTTCCGGCCTACGAACAAGAGAATTTGGCGAACGGGAGTGTATTGTACAGTCTTGAATCTTCCAAACCGGGATTATGTTTCTTCGAATTGGTGTTCCAGAATGGAAGGTGGAGCGAACATAAAAAACTGGCCGCCAGATTTGCAGCCAACCTCATCATGGAAGGCACTGCAAATTATACTGCAGAAATGGTAGCCGATAAAATTGATTTTTATGGTGCCCATTTTTCGGTTCATGCCGATCTGGATTTTACTACGGTTTCCCTGAGCTGTCTTCAAAAACATTTCACCGAGTTGCTTGATTTTATTTCGGAGCTGGTACTTCGACCCGCTTACCGCGAATCCGATTTACAAAAAGCAAAAATTTTTCTCCATTCTCAATTGCAACACCAACTTGCTGAACCCGATTACGTTTCTTACCGCGAATTCACGTCCCTGATCTATGGGCCTGATTCGGTTTATGGTTACAACACCACGGCAGAGCGAATTGCCGGGATTGAAACCGAAGACCTTCTGAGATACCATCGGGAAAACTACCATGCTCATTGCCTGAATGCTTTTTATTGCGGATCCAATGATCCGGTTTACAGAGAATCCATATCCCGTTTTCTCCGGCAGTTCCCGGAGCCGGAACACAACAATGTGCCGGTTCACCTGCTTCCTTTTCCCCAATTGGAAAAATTGCACATCCCCATCAGCCACAGCACCCAGACAAGTTTAAAAATGGGAGTGCGCACATTCGCCAGACAACATCCCGATTTTTTTGGTCTTTATCTGCTGAATACCATCCTGGGAGATTATTTTGGTTCGAGACTTATGAAAAACATTCGGGAAGACAAAGGCTACACGTACGACATCCATTCGAGTCTGGATGCTCAAAAATATGCGGGTTGCTTTTACATCAGTGCCGAACTGAATCCCGATCAACTGGATGCCTCTTTAGCCCTGATTTCCGGCGAACTCACAAAACTGCACAACGAACCGATCCCGGACAGCGAATTGGAAATGGTCAGAAACTATTTGTGTGGTAACATGCTCCGGCTTATGGACGGCCCCTTCCAAACAATTTCCTTTTTAAAAATACTGGTGACCGAATATGGGTCTGCCAATGCATTCCCGCTTTTAAAAAGTGAAATTCTAAATACGAATGCCGAAAAATTACAGGAACTTGCAAGAAAATATCTGGATCCAGATAAAATGATCATAGTGACGGCAGGTGCCTGA
- the dnaN gene encoding DNA polymerase III subunit beta has product MKFNVSSGGFLEKLNIAASALASNPVLPILEDFLIRSDKNKLFITASNLELTISTSLDAEVTNAGSIAIPGKTLLETLKAMPEQPLSIEINDDTRGVTITSLSGVYKLVGEKAEDYPKIAEPVDEPGFGISSEKLQLAIDRTSFATSNDEMRPAMKGICLNIDFNQLTFAATDAHKLVKYSFQDISSDTSATIVLTKKSMLALKTILPKEDKVMMHFNRERAFFSFGDTQLSMRLIEAKYPDYNAVIPVNNPYLLQVSRYELLSALKRIIVYANKSTNQVMLNIQDKSLTISSQDVDLSNEATEQMSCTYQGEPMTIGFSAKYLIEMLSNIGGEVLTIELSSPSKPGIFLPAEQAASENLLMLIMPVMSNY; this is encoded by the coding sequence ATGAAATTCAACGTATCCTCCGGAGGTTTTCTGGAAAAGCTCAATATTGCAGCCTCAGCGCTGGCTTCTAACCCCGTCCTTCCTATTTTGGAAGATTTTTTGATCCGATCAGATAAAAATAAACTGTTTATCACTGCTTCCAATTTAGAATTGACCATCAGCACCAGTTTGGATGCCGAAGTAACAAATGCGGGCAGTATAGCAATTCCCGGGAAAACCCTGCTTGAAACTTTAAAAGCCATGCCCGAGCAGCCTTTATCGATCGAAATCAACGACGATACGAGAGGGGTTACCATTACCTCACTTTCCGGGGTCTACAAATTGGTGGGAGAAAAGGCCGAAGACTACCCCAAGATCGCGGAACCTGTTGACGAACCCGGTTTCGGAATATCCAGTGAAAAATTACAATTGGCTATCGACCGGACCTCTTTTGCAACCAGCAATGATGAAATGCGCCCGGCTATGAAGGGGATCTGTCTCAATATCGATTTCAACCAACTGACCTTCGCAGCAACGGATGCACATAAACTAGTGAAATACAGTTTCCAGGACATCAGCAGCGACACATCGGCTACGATCGTGCTTACCAAAAAATCGATGCTGGCTTTAAAAACCATTTTGCCGAAAGAAGATAAAGTGATGATGCATTTCAACAGGGAGCGGGCTTTTTTCAGTTTTGGCGATACACAATTGTCGATGCGGCTGATTGAAGCGAAATATCCGGATTACAACGCTGTCATCCCGGTCAACAATCCCTATCTGCTGCAGGTGAGTCGTTATGAACTTTTATCTGCATTGAAAAGGATCATCGTTTATGCCAACAAATCGACGAATCAGGTGATGTTGAATATTCAGGACAAGAGTCTGACCATTTCTTCTCAGGATGTCGACTTGTCGAATGAAGCAACCGAACAAATGAGTTGCACCTATCAAGGGGAACCGATGACGATTGGATTCAGTGCAAAATACCTCATCGAAATGCTTTCCAATATCGGAGGGGAAGTGCTTACTATTGAATTGTCGAGCCCCAGTAAGCCAGGTATTTTTCTTCCAGCCGAGCAAGCCGCAAGCGAAAATTTACTGATGCTGATCATGCCTGTCATGAGCAACTATTAA
- a CDS encoding nicotinate-nucleotide adenylyltransferase yields MQIALYFGSFNPIHTGHLIIAQHIANLGEVDQVWLVVSPHNPFKAKASLANDYDRLHLVNLSVEDNPKIRSCSIEFSLPQPSYTIDTLTHLEEKYPQHRFSLILGSDNLPTLHKWKNGDLILEKYKIYVYKRVGTDVPKAYEGQPSLHFCDAPLLDISASYIRECIQNGKSVRYMVADRVFEYLDGSNMYKSK; encoded by the coding sequence ATGCAAATTGCCTTGTATTTCGGATCCTTTAACCCAATCCACACAGGGCACCTCATCATTGCACAGCACATTGCCAATTTAGGGGAAGTCGATCAGGTCTGGCTGGTGGTTAGTCCGCACAATCCGTTCAAAGCAAAAGCCAGTCTCGCTAACGATTACGATCGACTGCACCTGGTCAATTTATCGGTGGAAGACAATCCGAAAATCAGAAGTTGTTCGATTGAATTCAGTTTGCCCCAACCCAGTTATACCATTGACACCCTGACTCATTTGGAAGAAAAATATCCGCAACATCGTTTTTCGCTGATCCTGGGAAGCGACAATTTACCGACGCTGCATAAATGGAAAAACGGCGATTTAATTTTAGAGAAATATAAAATTTACGTTTATAAACGGGTAGGAACGGATGTGCCCAAAGCCTATGAGGGACAACCCTCCTTGCATTTTTGCGATGCACCCCTGCTGGACATCAGTGCCAGTTATATTCGGGAATGCATACAAAATGGAAAATCCGTCAGATATATGGTGGCCGACCGCGTATTTGAATATCTCGATGGAAGCAACATGTACAAATCGAAATAA
- a CDS encoding cation transporter, translated as MQKEFEKTAIRVSLISIVSNSLLAVIKWITGYFGNSYALIADAIESTTDVFASLLTLFGLKYSHRPADKNHPYGHGRVEPLLTFVTVAFLVTSATVIAYESIQNIQTPHEPPKYFTLIVLGVIIIWKEISFQLVLRKSKATHSSALKAEAWHHRSDAITSVAAFIGISIALYFGRGFEVADDWAALIASIFILYNSYQIFRPALGEIMDEHFYEELENEIRKHAFEVEGVRGTEKCFIRKSGMMYLVELHVMVPAEITVHEGHLIAHRVIDVLKDKIPQIRQVHVHIEPYEQYSES; from the coding sequence ATGCAAAAAGAGTTCGAAAAAACGGCAATACGAGTTAGTTTAATCAGTATTGTTTCCAACTCCCTGCTTGCCGTAATAAAATGGATAACAGGTTATTTCGGAAATTCATATGCCCTGATCGCAGATGCCATTGAATCGACAACAGATGTCTTTGCATCCTTGCTTACTTTGTTCGGATTAAAATATTCTCACAGACCGGCCGACAAAAATCATCCCTACGGACACGGTCGGGTGGAACCGCTGCTCACTTTTGTGACGGTTGCATTTTTGGTGACCTCTGCAACGGTGATTGCCTACGAAAGCATTCAGAACATACAGACCCCGCATGAGCCGCCGAAATATTTTACATTGATCGTTCTGGGAGTAATTATCATCTGGAAAGAGATATCTTTTCAATTGGTGCTGAGAAAAAGTAAGGCAACACACAGCAGTGCATTGAAGGCCGAAGCCTGGCACCACCGAAGTGATGCCATTACATCTGTTGCAGCATTTATTGGAATTTCGATTGCCTTGTATTTCGGGCGGGGATTTGAAGTTGCCGATGACTGGGCGGCACTAATTGCTTCGATATTTATTTTGTACAACAGTTACCAGATATTCCGCCCTGCGCTTGGAGAAATTATGGATGAGCATTTTTATGAAGAACTCGAAAATGAGATTCGAAAGCATGCGTTTGAAGTGGAAGGCGTTCGCGGTACGGAAAAATGTTTCATCCGAAAATCGGGAATGATGTATCTGGTGGAATTGCATGTAATGGTCCCGGCGGAGATCACGGTACATGAAGGACATTTAATTGCACATCGGGTTATCGATGTATTGAAAGATAAAATTCCACAGATCAGACAGGTGCATGTGCACATTGAGCCTTATGAGCAATATTCGGAGAGCTAA
- a CDS encoding type II toxin-antitoxin system HicB family antitoxin has translation MIDKLVFEDVIGSVHYSSSDDIFFGKLEGVNDLVTFEGSSVKELKKSFIEAVKDYKKLCEQTGKNISKSFKGSFNVRIDPKLHELAYIEATKEGISLNQLVQVALKKQLVK, from the coding sequence ATGATTGATAAATTGGTTTTTGAAGACGTTATAGGGTCAGTGCATTATTCATCTTCCGACGATATTTTTTTTGGAAAACTGGAAGGCGTTAATGATCTAGTAACTTTTGAAGGTTCTTCTGTAAAAGAATTAAAGAAGTCATTTATAGAAGCGGTTAAGGACTATAAAAAATTATGCGAACAAACCGGTAAGAATATTAGTAAATCATTCAAAGGTTCATTTAATGTTAGAATAGATCCCAAACTTCATGAACTCGCATATATTGAAGCTACGAAAGAAGGAATAAGTTTAAATCAATTGGTTCAGGTCGCTTTGAAAAAACAGTTGGTAAAATAA